One stretch of Thermanaerosceptrum fracticalcis DNA includes these proteins:
- the truB gene encoding tRNA pseudouridine(55) synthase TruB: MDGLINVLKPPGMTSHDVVSFLRREFQQKKIGHAGTLDPQAAGVLPVCLGQATRLVEYLSHDHKEYLCELTLGITTTTQDAWGEVIEQCEASEIMLAKIKEVLSSFEGEVWQIPPMYSAIKLDGVPLYKLARKGEEIEREPRQVYIEKITLLDYRHPKLLLLVNCSKGTYIRTLCHDIGSALGAGGIMSFLLRTRVGNFTLEDSFTLEEIQEFKKGALLPLTYGIAGLPKISLPNDHITRLKNGQAIPYIRELPAHESAAVLDEQQNLHAIVSIDNGMNGTCLLKPKKVFHLE; this comes from the coding sequence ATGGATGGGCTGATTAACGTATTAAAACCCCCGGGGATGACATCCCACGATGTTGTTTCATTCTTGAGGCGGGAATTCCAGCAAAAAAAAATAGGGCATGCCGGTACCCTTGACCCCCAGGCTGCAGGTGTACTACCTGTTTGCCTGGGACAGGCCACCCGGCTTGTGGAATATCTGAGCCATGACCACAAAGAATATCTTTGTGAGTTAACGCTGGGGATTACAACGACTACCCAGGACGCCTGGGGGGAAGTAATAGAGCAATGTGAAGCAAGTGAAATAATGCTTGCTAAGATTAAAGAAGTGCTCAGCTCTTTTGAGGGTGAAGTATGGCAAATTCCCCCTATGTATTCAGCCATTAAACTGGATGGTGTCCCTTTATATAAGCTGGCGCGCAAGGGGGAAGAAATAGAAAGGGAACCCAGGCAAGTATATATTGAAAAAATCACGCTGTTAGATTACCGGCATCCCAAATTATTACTGCTCGTCAATTGTTCCAAGGGAACTTACATCAGGACATTATGTCACGATATTGGCAGCGCTTTAGGTGCAGGTGGCATCATGTCATTTTTACTTCGCACCAGAGTAGGCAATTTTACCCTGGAAGACAGCTTTACCCTTGAAGAAATACAGGAGTTTAAAAAAGGTGCCCTTCTCCCGTTAACTTATGGTATTGCCGGTTTACCCAAAATATCTTTGCCCAACGACCACATTACCCGGCTCAAAAACGGTCAAGCCATCCCTTATATCCGGGAACTGCCCGCTCATGAGTCAGCAGCAGTGCTGGATGAGCAGCAAAATCTCCATGCTATTGTTTCTATTGATAATGGAATGAATGGTACTTGTCTATTAAAACCAAAAAAAGTATTTCATTTGGAGTAG
- a CDS encoding DHH family phosphoesterase — protein sequence MSEWKTFYAHIRDKKKIYVLIHEKPDGDCLGTALGLSLFLKELGYEAAILHPAPIPSVYTFLPGQQHLKLWKDVLPAHALYVCVDCADWERTGYPMPENPYVINIDHHVSNVYYGNLNLVETSAAATGEIVYKMLKSSGIVIDPEVATCLYVALITDTGSFSYSNTTAESLKIGSELVMMGANIDTIRQNLYEKRPFAELLIVKLSLNNLFLAANGKIIAAAISYEEMRAYDLLDADTDGLISMLRAVEGVEVALLLKEFTPGQIKVSLRSKLTCDVNLLAQKFGGGGHPRAAGFVTSGKINEVRDAVIKLIENTF from the coding sequence ATGTCTGAATGGAAGACTTTTTACGCCCACATTAGAGATAAAAAGAAAATATATGTATTGATTCATGAAAAACCTGACGGTGATTGTTTAGGTACAGCTTTAGGTCTATCCCTCTTTTTAAAGGAATTAGGTTACGAGGCAGCCATATTACACCCAGCGCCGATTCCCTCAGTATATACTTTTTTGCCGGGGCAGCAGCATCTAAAATTATGGAAGGATGTTTTGCCCGCCCATGCCCTTTATGTGTGTGTGGATTGTGCCGATTGGGAAAGAACCGGCTATCCAATGCCGGAGAATCCTTATGTTATCAATATTGATCACCATGTCAGCAACGTATACTACGGTAACCTAAACCTGGTAGAAACCAGTGCCGCTGCCACAGGAGAGATTGTCTATAAAATGCTGAAAAGTTCCGGGATCGTCATAGACCCTGAAGTGGCTACCTGTCTCTACGTTGCCTTAATTACAGATACTGGTTCTTTCAGTTACAGCAATACGACAGCCGAGAGTTTAAAGATAGGCAGTGAACTGGTAATGATGGGTGCAAATATCGATACGATCCGGCAAAACCTTTATGAGAAAAGGCCCTTCGCTGAATTGCTTATCGTCAAATTATCCCTTAACAATCTCTTTTTAGCGGCAAATGGCAAAATCATCGCCGCCGCCATCAGTTACGAAGAAATGAGGGCCTACGATTTACTGGATGCCGATACAGATGGTTTAATCAGTATGCTGAGGGCCGTTGAGGGTGTGGAAGTTGCCCTGCTCTTGAAAGAATTTACACCTGGGCAGATCAAGGTCAGTTTGCGTTCCAAACTTACCTGCGATGTAAATCTGCTGGCACAGAAGTTTGGCGGTGGAGGTCACCCGCGGGCCGCTGGTTTTGTCACCAGTGGTAAAATAAATGAAGTTAGAGATGCTGTAATCAAATTGATAGAAAACACGTTTTAA
- a CDS encoding bifunctional riboflavin kinase/FAD synthetase, whose translation MRLIKSVEEALLYSQDTVMALGNFDGVHKGHQTLIKYCIREGKKGIGIPSVLILDPHPSLVFNKSNFKLINTTEQKIKLMEQLGIENIFLLPFDDKLANVTAEEFGRHYLKGIFKTQKVIVGFNYSFGRKGLGTPGLLKDLGGAMGFAVEIVQPVMCEGEIVSSTLIRKKLQKGDIRGAQKLLGYWPVLGGRVIPGEQRGRVLGFPTANIDVPDYILLPALGVYAALANHKNTLIPAIVNIGNKPTFRSNKITIEAHLLDYEQNLYDEYLEISLLKHIRPEQKFDQISQLQHQVASDIKAARSLFQEFKNDFAHISLSSK comes from the coding sequence ATGAGGTTGATAAAAAGTGTAGAAGAGGCCCTTCTTTATTCCCAGGATACGGTAATGGCCCTGGGGAATTTTGACGGTGTCCATAAAGGTCACCAGACCTTAATTAAATACTGTATAAGAGAAGGCAAGAAAGGGATAGGGATTCCCTCTGTATTAATACTGGATCCTCATCCTTCCCTTGTCTTTAACAAGAGCAACTTTAAACTTATCAATACGACTGAACAGAAAATCAAACTGATGGAACAGTTAGGCATTGAAAATATTTTTTTGCTACCTTTCGACGATAAATTAGCCAATGTTACGGCGGAAGAGTTTGGGCGCCATTATTTAAAAGGAATTTTTAAAACGCAAAAAGTGATTGTCGGTTTTAATTACTCCTTTGGACGGAAGGGTTTAGGTACACCGGGGTTACTTAAGGATCTGGGGGGCGCAATGGGTTTTGCTGTAGAGATAGTCCAACCTGTAATGTGCGAAGGAGAAATCGTCAGCTCTACTTTAATAAGAAAAAAGCTGCAAAAAGGGGATATAAGAGGGGCCCAAAAATTATTAGGTTATTGGCCTGTCCTGGGGGGCAGGGTTATCCCGGGAGAACAAAGGGGTCGCGTCTTAGGCTTTCCTACAGCCAATATTGACGTGCCTGATTATATCCTTTTACCCGCTTTGGGCGTTTATGCCGCCCTGGCCAACCATAAAAATACCTTAATCCCGGCAATAGTGAATATCGGAAATAAACCTACTTTTAGGAGCAATAAAATAACTATAGAAGCCCATTTGCTAGATTATGAACAAAATCTTTATGACGAGTATTTAGAAATAAGTCTCTTAAAACACATACGTCCGGAACAAAAATTCGACCAGATCAGCCAGTTGCAGCACCAAGTAGCCAGCGACATTAAAGCCGCACGTTCGCTATTTCAAGAATTTAAGAATGATTTTGCTCATATTTCCCTTAGCTCCAAATAA